A single Natranaerobius thermophilus JW/NM-WN-LF DNA region contains:
- a CDS encoding DUF6470 family protein — protein MGVGLERRLQIDFNFGKLQLQSSPMDSGVDASRREFQMDKQKRQFELSTEDPRVEIDSKHVWEDYGRYDIVSLRAKSAQEGMETAHETIGRISAWGDQLQRIEDGGNPIIEQLEEHIWPEKEINVALVPENPPEINFVEGEVDLDYSPEEVEINLEDIARRVYINSGNLNIDVNPEPRIDFRVE, from the coding sequence ATGGGAGTTGGTCTAGAAAGACGCTTACAAATTGATTTTAACTTTGGAAAATTGCAGTTACAGTCTAGCCCAATGGATTCTGGTGTGGATGCCAGTAGGCGGGAGTTTCAGATGGATAAGCAAAAGCGTCAGTTTGAATTGTCCACTGAAGATCCCAGGGTTGAGATAGATTCCAAGCATGTATGGGAGGATTACGGCCGCTACGATATAGTTTCACTGCGGGCAAAAAGCGCCCAGGAAGGTATGGAAACGGCCCATGAAACTATTGGCCGTATTTCTGCCTGGGGTGATCAGCTTCAGCGCATTGAAGATGGTGGTAACCCCATCATTGAACAACTGGAAGAACATATCTGGCCGGAAAAAGAGATCAATGTGGCATTGGTGCCGGAAAATCCTCCTGAAATTAATTTTGTGGAAGGTGAAGTGGACCTGGATTATTCACCGGAAGAGGTTGAAATAAATTTAGAAGATATCGCCCGTAGAGTATATATCAATTCAGGAAATCTTAATATTGATGTAAACCCTGAACCTAGGATTGATTTCAGAGTGGAATAA